The sequence below is a genomic window from Sphingobacterium sp. ML3W.
CATTGATAAAAGTTGTATTTAGATAAGGGAAATTGGCAAAAATTGTCCTAATACATTTTGTTTTTCCATTATCCTTCCACTATTCTAATAATTTATAATCTAGCCCTCAGTCCGTAAATAACACGAATGCATATTAATTAAACACTATTAAGCATTTGATTGTTATACATATACAAGTAATGAAGGAGTTTTTTATGGATAATAGTAAAAAAAGTTTGAATGCACGTATTGCACGATACAATAAGCATTACGGATTTTTAGAAAATCCTCACAAATTTAGTATAGAGTGTAATCCACATCGACTGATTATTAGAAATTTTGCACTACGTAATAATAGGCGTGAACTTTATGAAGAATATATACGGAGCTTTTATCCTGATAAAGCAGCGAAGGAGCTTGGAGAGTTTGATTCGTGTTTAATGTATTTGAAGTTTTTTAATCAGGAAGAAGCGAAAGAGTGGTTTGTTTCTAATGATACAAAAGTAGTAGAATCGGATATTCAAGTGATTGAGAATGATGCGATACTCAGGATGTTGTTTGTGGAAGATGAGCAAGATAGAAAGGAGCTTTTGCAGGCTGAGCAAACTTATATCTTAAATCGTATAGCGCCAGAGTCTATTTTGCAAGAGCGTGAAAATTTTTGGATAGATACGAGAGTTTGTTAGTCTCTTCTTAAAACATTCTAGGGTTAGGTTTCCTTGGTCGTTAATAATATATGAGGGGAAGCCTAAGCTTCCCCGTTTTGATATAGAGACATATATGATTAATCAGAAATATACATCATCTATGAGAAAAAATAAAAATGTTAATTACAGCTCTTTTTCAGCTGTCTCGTCTAAATATTTTTCTAGACTATCATCTAACTCATCCATCCAAGCGGTGTGGTGCGTTTCCGCTTTCGTACCATCCATAACAGACGTATAGATTTGATCACGATAATTTAAGATATTATTTTCTTTATCCTTTAACCAGCTTTTGAACATGCCAGCTATTTTATCAAGATTAAAACTCGGATAATCGGTATAGCTCATCAAATCTTTGATGTAGTTGGTTTGGAAATCAACATGATCTTCTCCGGTTTTAGTAAGAGCTTCATCATCCATCCATTTTTTTATATCGAGTAAGCGTTCTTCTTTAGCAGGCACTGGGAACCTTCCTAAGATATAATCTCTTGCGAACCAAGCTTGCGTATCAAACATGTTGAACGTGTAATATTGGTCTTGCATACCCAAAAACAATAAGCGTTCATTGTGATTGAAGATTACGCCTTTGTACAAGTCGTCAGGGTATAAGCAGTTACTTGTTTTTAAACGTAAATTATCCGGTAAAAAAGGGAATTTATGTTGATAACCAGTACACAAGATAACAGCATCAAATTCTTCTGAAGTTCCATCTTCAAAGTAAGCCACACTATCTTCAAAGTGTGATAGTTTTGCTTTTTCCTTTATGCCTTCAGGCCAATTACATCCGATTGCATTTGTTCTATATGCTATAGTAACTGATTTACTACCATGTTTATAACATTGTACACCAATATCTTCTGCGGAATAGCTGCTTCCAATTAATAGCAATCTTTGGTCTTTAAATTGATCTGCTCCACGGAAATCATGAGCATGCATTACAGCTCCTGGAAAATTTTCAATTCCTTTGAAATATGGATGATTTGGAGTAGAGAAATGGCCCGTACCAACAATTAGATAATCAAAGAATTCTTCAAAGGTTTCATTCTTTTCTAAATTATCAAAAACTACTCTAAATTGTTGTTTTTCTTCGATGTAATCAACCCAACGTGCGACCGTATTGAACTGAATAAAATCTCTTGCGTTACTTTGGTTAATGCGGCCTTGTATGTAGTCAAAAAGTACCTCACGAGGAGGGTAAGAGGATATTTTTTGACCAAAATGTTCTGTAAATGTATAATCTGCGAATTCAAGACATTCCTTAGGTCCATTTGACCACAAGTATTTGTACATACTTCCGTGAAGTGGCTCTCCATATTTACCGACACCCGTGCGCCAAGTAAAGTTCCACATTCCACCCCAATTATCTTGTTTTTCGTAGCATTTAATTTCTGGGATGGGATTACCTTTTTTCTGTTCCGATTCAAATGCTCGTAGCATAGCTAGACCACTCGGTCCAGCACCAATAATTCCAACTTTAAAATTTGTCATATAATATAATTAACATGTATGCCCATCCTAAATAGGTGAGCGCTATAATTCGTCTTTGAAATCGAATTTTTAAATTCTAGACCATACTCATATTGAGTATGCAAAATGAAGAGATTAATAATCTCTAAAATAGATGGCAATAGCCAAAAAGATGCACAACATCAATGTAGTTGTGCCAAAAAAATGACCTAATATAATTATATTAAGGTATTTTCATCATAATGGCTAAGCTAGGGAAAATTTATGGCAATGTCAAGTGTTAATTTATATAAGTGGTTAATAATTACCAACTTTGTTGTGTTAAATTATATAAATACGACTTATTTCATTCCTGTATATGTGGAGCTATTCATCGCCAAGTTTTTCCAAACTGATGTAAATAATAATTTCAAATGATGCAGAGGAGAATCTGATACAAAATACATGAGCTTACGAATATATTCATAACTTTAATTCATGGAATTACTCATTTCGATTTTGTGTGCTAAATATGGAGTTTCTTCAACACTTGTCTACCAGCTTTTATCACATATGGAAAAAAGAACCTATACGCCTCATGAAATGGTTATAGGTCTTCAGGCTCGTAAGCAATATTACTATAGAATTGATGGAAACTATAGTTCAAAAGAGTAACTGGAAAAATAAATTTGGCATTATTTGGACAGGACAGTTATTTTCTATATTGAGCAGTTCGATTGCTCAATTCGCTATGGTCTTGTGGATAGGGATGGAAACCGGCTCGGCTGAAGCACTTGCATACGCCGCTATTGCAGGATTGTTGCCACAGATTATTTTGGGACCATTTGCTGGAGTATTTATTGATAGGTGGAATCGTAAATGGACCATGATAGGAGCTGATTTATTTGTTGCCCTCTGTTCTGCTGCAATAGCATTATTCTTTTACTTAGATATCGTAGAGTTGTGGTCTATTTATATTTTACTGATGCTTAGATCTGTGGGAAGTGCATTTCATGCACCTGCTATGAAATCTGCGATACCTATATTGGCACCTAAATCTGCACTTGTCCGTATTGCTGGAGTGAATGAAATAATCCAATCTATATCTATCATTTGCGGACCGATGCTAGGCGCAATATGTTTATTAACCTTTGGTATGAGCATCGTGATGATATTGGATTTTATAGGGGCTTTTATTGCCAGTTTTTCGTTGTTATTCGTTTCAATTCCCAGCATACCAAAAGAAAGGAGATCTGCAAAGACCATGTTACAAGATATGACCGATGGGGCTGCTGCAATCCTTCAAAATAGAGGTATGACATGGTTAATGGTTTCAGAAGTGGTTGTCAATTTCTTTGTAATGCCAATTGTGGCAGTTATGTCATTGATGACATTACAATACTTTAAAGGGACGGCATATCAAGTGAGCCTAATCGAGGGTTTTTATGGGATTGGTTTACTGGTTGGAGGTATTATTTTAAGTCTTTGGAATCCAAAAATAAGAAAAGTGAGCTTAATTATCCTTGGTTTTTCTGGACTCGGCGCTGTGTTAGCCATATGTGGTGCATTGCCTTCCGGATACTTCACAGCTTATGCTATTTTGACCATTGTGCAGGGCTTTGCAGTTCCACTCTTTACAGGTCCATTCACCGTGTTAATTCAAACACAGTTTCCTCCGACATATTTAGGTCGTGTTTTTGCCTTATTTGGTAGCATAAGCCAACTTCCTGCTATGATTGGACTGTTGTTTGCAGGGTATATTGCTGATGATATCGGTGTAGAGAAGCTTTTTGTGTTTGGTGGTGTCGTGGTTGCAATGACTGGAATTATATTGTTCTTTATTCCTTCTGTGCAGCATTTAGAGGAAAAATCAGCCCATTAATAATCATATTCAAGGCTAAGGTGTTGAATGTCATTATTAATGAGGGCGTTACCTAGTTAATTTTATTTGAAGGATCTATGTTTTTTAACATAAAATGCACTCTTTCTTCAACTGTTCCTATGGGAACATCGATTACTTCATAGCCATAATCGCAGTAGGTTTTTTTTATCTTTTCATAGGTTTCGAATGCTTCTTGCCATGGCTGTTTTCTTTCTTCGTCAGTTTCATAGATAGCCAACCATGGGGGGAGAATAAAAACCTTTTTATTATATAAATGTGTTGTTGGTATTTGTTCTATTTCAGATGTGATGCCTAGTTTGATTATCCGCATATAGCAGATGGTATCTAATATTCCACGATCAAAAAAGGTAATAGCGTTTTCATCATGACCGATTTTGAAGCTCTCTAGTGATGCCTCAAGCATCAGTTTGGCATAAAGGACTTTATTTCCCCAAGGAAGTCCTTTACCATTTGATAGGATCTGTTGTTTTATAATCTTGCGAGCATCTTCTGGAATAGTTTTATAGCCTCTTTTTCTTAAAGCGCGTAGTAAGGTTGTTTTACCAGCACCCGGACCTCCTGTTATAATATAACAATTGTTTTTTCGAGTATTCATTTTGATTTAATTTAAGGTATCTGAATTTGGAAAATAGACTTCATAAGATGTATAATTTTCCAATTTTCCCAGATGATTTGAAAAGAAATCTTGCCTATTTGTTATGTAGATTCTTATATTTAAGTACTTATTTTTAAAGTCATTTATATGAATAGATTTTCATACATCCTTATTGTAATGTTTATACTACTAGCAGTCATTTCTACTTTTCTATATTCCATTGGAGAAATGGACTTGTCAGGTTTTATATTATCTACTAGCTCGTCAGTTTTAGGTATTCTAGGGCAAAAACTAAGTGTAGATAAAAGAAAGAGATTGAATACTTCCAATTATCTGAAGAATTATAATAAGCTCTGACCTGAACAATGAGGGATTATTTTTTAAGGGCACTATGGTTAGTAAGAACGAGTTGAAATATATGAACTTATTGCGATAGTATGTTATAGTTGGATTGACTATCGTAACAAGCCACATACTACGACAATTTACATGTGCAATGGTATTTGGCTTGGATCAGTTTATTCAAAAGATAGACTAATCTTATTATAGCCTAGACCTTTGAGAAGAGGTGTGAAAACACTTAATGCATTAGAACGTGTTTGTTGAAGAATGTCAGATTTTCGAACTTCAATTGCGATTTGTTTTTCTGCATTTTTGTAAGCTTCATCCACAAGGTTTGCCTCTCGAAAGAATGCCATCTTGGTATCATATACACGCGAAGAATTGTGGTCAATTTTAATGTAACAAATCTCAGGTTGCGGTAGTCGCATGGAAACAGAATCTCCAAAAACCTGGATATCCTCCTGTTTAACTTTAGTTAAGTCGACACATCCTACGGCGTCAGCTTTAATGATTAATAATACACTCGCTTCTGGAAGAAATTGGCTGATATTTTTATGTTCGACAACATCACTAAATCTATATTTGACTAATTCCAATTTTCCCATTGCTTCAATACGTTCAATTAAAAGCTGGTGAGAGGTCACTTGCTTTGTATTGAAATCAAATTTTGGCCATAAAAACCAACCGATTAGACCTATTATTGCGAGTGTAAATATTATTTTTAAAAATCTTCCCATACTGTAAACCAATCAATTTACAGACCAGAATTTTAATATAGAGTTAAAATGTGGTGATTTTTTGATTTTTATAATCAGAATGTTACTGTGATAAATGATATATGGCTTTTTAATAGTTGTCTATTGGGAGGATTTGAAAATCCAGTAATCGTTAAATATAAGAAGCAGAAGGTCTGTGATACTTTTAGAGTAATATAATTTTGAGAATATTGAATGTTGCAGTATTTTGCAATTATGTGTATTATTGCACTTAAAAATCTCGACACCTTTCCTATTTGACGCGGTTTGATGGTTAGTATTTTCGCAACTTTATATGTATAGGACCTACGTTATTGCTGTTCAGACGTATGTTTTTTTCTAGGGTTTATTTTATGGAAATTTATGCTGATAATATTACTGATTTTTTGCAACCCTCAGTTATTAAAATAGATGTTGCATCTAATTATTAGGTAACGACTGTTTCTTTAGTTCATCAGACCGGTTTATTAGAAGAATAGAAAAATTTAAATATGTGTCATGTAGAAATGAGTGGTGTTGATTATGCTGGATTGGGTTATTTACAGCTCCATCATATGGATATGCAGTCAAAAGATAATTTTTAATATAAATCAATGAATATAAATACTTTAAAAAATTTGAAAGACTTTAAATTGACTCTTAAATTAGCGCGTGCTGTTAGTACTGCTCGTGCTCTTTATAAATTTAGTATGCTCTGGAAATGGCAACGGTTTATTGTTAGTATGGTACTTCTTGGACTTGTTCAACTTTCTATGGGACAAAAGAAACCTGTTGATTATGTAAATCCATTTATTGGCACCACTAATTACGGCACTACAAATCCGGGAGCTCAGGTCCCTCAAGGATTAATGAATGTATCTCCGTTCAATGTTATGGGGTCTTCTCTTAATAAGTCCGATAAAGATGAAGGATGGTGGTCAACACCCTATGAATATAACAACAAATTTTTTACAGGATTTTCGCACGTCAATCTCAGCGGAGTAGGGTGCCCCGATATGGGCAGTCTCTTGCTCATGCCTACCACTGGAGAGCTGCAGGTGGATTACAAAAAATATGGAAGTACTTATTCGAATGAAAATGCTTCAGCTGGATATTACACGAATCAACTGGATAAGTATCATGTAAAAACAGAAGCCACAGCAACGCAGAGAACAGGTATTTCTAGATTCACTTTTCCAAAGGGGAAGAGTCATATATTGTTAAACTTAGGTGAAGGTCTGACCAACGAGACGGGGGCAACCATGCGTTTTGTTAATGATAGAGAGATAGAAGGCTCTAAACTATTGGGGTCATTTTGTTATGTCAATAATCAAGCGGTATATCCACTATATTTTGTAATGCGCTTGAGCAAAAAACCAATTCAAAAAGGATATTGGAAATTCCAAAGACAAGGTGCTCCGTGGGAAAATGAATGGAATAAAGATGCAGGGAAATACAAGCTCTTCACTGCTTACCAAAATGAGATGTCAGGTGATGATATTGGTGCATATCTTAGTTTTGAAACAGCAGAAAATGAGCAGATTGAAGTTCAAGTAGGTGTTTCCTTTGTAAGTATTGAAAATGCACGCCAGAATCTGGAACACGAACAACCACAAGGTGGTTTTGACCAAATTAGAGTAGCTGCTCATAAGAGATGGAATGAAGACTTATCGAAGATAGAAGTTGAGGGAGGAAGTGAAGATCAAAAAACGGTGTTTTATACCGC
It includes:
- a CDS encoding NAD(P)-binding domain-containing protein, producing MTNFKVGIIGAGPSGLAMLRAFESEQKKGNPIPEIKCYEKQDNWGGMWNFTWRTGVGKYGEPLHGSMYKYLWSNGPKECLEFADYTFTEHFGQKISSYPPREVLFDYIQGRINQSNARDFIQFNTVARWVDYIEEKQQFRVVFDNLEKNETFEEFFDYLIVGTGHFSTPNHPYFKGIENFPGAVMHAHDFRGADQFKDQRLLLIGSSYSAEDIGVQCYKHGSKSVTIAYRTNAIGCNWPEGIKEKAKLSHFEDSVAYFEDGTSEEFDAVILCTGYQHKFPFLPDNLRLKTSNCLYPDDLYKGVIFNHNERLLFLGMQDQYYTFNMFDTQAWFARDYILGRFPVPAKEERLLDIKKWMDDEALTKTGEDHVDFQTNYIKDLMSYTDYPSFNLDKIAGMFKSWLKDKENNILNYRDQIYTSVMDGTKAETHHTAWMDELDDSLEKYLDETAEKEL
- a CDS encoding MFS transporter, coding for METIVQKSNWKNKFGIIWTGQLFSILSSSIAQFAMVLWIGMETGSAEALAYAAIAGLLPQIILGPFAGVFIDRWNRKWTMIGADLFVALCSAAIALFFYLDIVELWSIYILLMLRSVGSAFHAPAMKSAIPILAPKSALVRIAGVNEIIQSISIICGPMLGAICLLTFGMSIVMILDFIGAFIASFSLLFVSIPSIPKERRSAKTMLQDMTDGAAAILQNRGMTWLMVSEVVVNFFVMPIVAVMSLMTLQYFKGTAYQVSLIEGFYGIGLLVGGIILSLWNPKIRKVSLIILGFSGLGAVLAICGALPSGYFTAYAILTIVQGFAVPLFTGPFTVLIQTQFPPTYLGRVFALFGSISQLPAMIGLLFAGYIADDIGVEKLFVFGGVVVAMTGIILFFIPSVQHLEEKSAH
- a CDS encoding AAA family ATPase; the protein is MNTRKNNCYIITGGPGAGKTTLLRALRKRGYKTIPEDARKIIKQQILSNGKGLPWGNKVLYAKLMLEASLESFKIGHDENAITFFDRGILDTICYMRIIKLGITSEIEQIPTTHLYNKKVFILPPWLAIYETDEERKQPWQEAFETYEKIKKTYCDYGYEVIDVPIGTVEERVHFMLKNIDPSNKIN
- a CDS encoding DUF4230 domain-containing protein, with the translated sequence MGRFLKIIFTLAIIGLIGWFLWPKFDFNTKQVTSHQLLIERIEAMGKLELVKYRFSDVVEHKNISQFLPEASVLLIIKADAVGCVDLTKVKQEDIQVFGDSVSMRLPQPEICYIKIDHNSSRVYDTKMAFFREANLVDEAYKNAEKQIAIEVRKSDILQQTRSNALSVFTPLLKGLGYNKISLSFE